The DNA sequence ACCAGTTTTTATTCGTTCATAATTGTTCGAAAAAGAGAGTAACATTGATGAAACACGTTTATCTATTTCAGGACAAATTGTGGAGTATGACGAGCCAATGAACTTGATGAGAAGAGAAGGCTCGCTATTTGGGCAGCTTGTCAAGGAATACTGGTCTCATCTCCAGTCTGCAGAATCGCACTGAAAGTAGCGGTGTTTCATTGTTTCATCTTGCCATTTTGCCACGGCTGGGTAGCAAAGAGATGAAACATAGTGAAAAGGAGGACTGGTGTAAACTATAGAACGTTGCTGGCCCGAAGAAGCGTGTGTATAATCTCTCTACCTTATTTTCTCGAAGGCAATGAAGAATAATCGACTACTTAGTTGAGATCAATAGTAGCACATCAGGTTGCATAAGGTTGTAGGTATCCGTTCCCAGCCACGGCGATGAATGTAATCTAAAACATGGCGATGAATGTAATCTAAAACGCTGATCGTGATTGATGAACTGTATTGTATATATCATGATGCAGAAACTGGTTATGGACATTTCTTGCGCGGCAAGTTGTTGTCAAACGCAAGAGAAGGAcaatacattttaaaatcaataaaagagAAGTATATAGATCCAATTCGAAAATTGTTACAGCATTTTGCTGCAGTGCAATCGGCTCTTCTTCTAAATTTACGAAAATCGCACATTGTGTTTCTTTCATTCTGTATAACttcgaaaaaaaaagaattttccAATTCTGCATCACGCGACTGAGCGCTGATTACAGAAATGCTGATCAGGCTAGTTACGTACTATTAACATCATCTACATTTGCGttcaaaggaaaataaaattgaagatTAATCGTAGAGAAGTATACATTCGATTTTATCATGAAAAGAAGTATACATTCAATCTGAAATTGTCTAAAGCATTTGCACCATTCAGCACCTCCCTAAAGTACTAGCTGTAACCTAAAAATAACTATTTTGATCACAAAGGCTCTTATGAGGACTAATTTAAGTTATAAATAACACAGCCTATTATTCGTCTCAAAAGTCCTAGTGTGGATAGGCTGATACTTTCTTACGAATAAAGAGTAACCTATTCACACAAGTCCGTCAACCAGTGAAGTAATAGGTGCCTTCTGGGAGGTCGATAAATTCAGAAGAGCATACTACGTGCCTGCAGGAACAATCGTTTTGTTGTCCTCAAGGTCCTCCAAGCACCGCATTCTCGATGTCCTCTCTGCTCAGTGCATAACTAAATCGCCTCTCCATATCTTTTTCAAGGTTTCCCGGTCCAGTCTTTAGATACCTACATCACCAGTTCAATATTTAGCAGCGGTAATATTTGATATAACAAAAAGGttcagaaaaaagaaacaattcCACGTGATGATCGCCAAGAAAAAAGGGGAGAGACAGCCATGTGAAAAGGAAAAACTAGAGGTGATGCAGGGTAATACGAACGCTTTCAAGTAATCAGTCCGTTTTCACCTCCATCTTTCCCCACAACCTCAAGCTTCCCGCTTTCAACCATCACCGCCATTTCCTATCGTCTATAACTAACTCATGTCATCAAGCGCACAATCTCATTCGTGAAACTTAGAATGTGATAAGGGGACTTAGACGCATACCCAATCAGGCCAATCCTACAGAAAGCTTTAAACAAACTCTTATATCGTTCCTATTCTACCACAACGTCGACTCCTTTCCCATTTTTTCCGTGAATCCACACTAGTGCCAGGAATCCCAGTGGCATCCACCATCATTACCTCCAATTCAACCGGCCAACTGAATCAAGTTAACACAGTAAACCACTCACTTACCGAAACTGGAAGCCATAAATGGACCAAAGGCATGAAAGACTCATAGAGGCCCTAGCGAAAATCCGCTTCTATCGGAGTATACCATCCACAAATTGTCCACTCTACTTTCACTACATTTGTCTACTCCTTCCTCTATAAAATCCAGTATCCAATTCAATCGCACAGCAACCCGACTCATATcgcaacaaaacaaaatgtaaatTCTAAAACCTAACACACAATCTAATTAAATTCATCATCTTTTCTCTATAAATTAACTCTAAACCCCTAACTAAGCCACCAAATCAATCCATCAGCCAAAAATTCAGCCAACATATACATATACCgatatacgtgtgtgtgtgcgtACAGCAGAAATGGCAGAAACCCAGAAGAGAAAACAGAAAACCAACCTCACATACAAATCGGTGATGTCGAGCGAGAGCTGGGCGTGCCACTCGGGCTTCTCCACCAGCCAAACCGCCCGGTCCTCTTTGCTCTGGTAAAACCCCAAGTTCCTCAGCCAGGCCTCGATGCAGGGGAGGCTGTGGGCGTACAGCGGCTTCTTCTTGTCCGGCAGCTTCTTCAGCCACTCGTCCTCCGGCGCCGACGGGAGCTCCTCGTCTTCCTCCGCCTCGGAAGGCTTTGAAAATACCGAGACCGAAATCTTTCTGGAAGAGTGAGTGAGGGGATACGGTGGGCGTTTGGGTGAAAGTGAAGGGTAAGGAGTTGGATATTTTGGGAAAGTTGAGGAGGCGATGGAAGAGAAGACGATGAACTTGGTGAGAGAAATGGCGGACATGTTGGGACTCTGTTGTAATTTTGCAACTTTTGGGGGGttggattttagagagagaaagtttgcAGCTTTCGGgtttgaagagagagaaagtttggAACAGAGCTCATTATCTTCTCCATGTTTGGAGTTCGGGAGAGGATAGAGCACGGCGATAAAATGtataccttttttttctttcaactaaaaaaataaaaataattgagATGGGTCGATTGGCCCAAATCAGCCATGTGGGCTAGGGCGTAGGCCTTTATGGGCCTCTTTTAACCTTTTAATGATCCGTATATGTATTGAGTTTATCTTCGGTAGTCCAGTCTATTCAAGTGGTTCGACCGTATAAGCAATCATCACGGTTTGATTTTTTAGAGTAATGTTtcgtttggatgtacttttaaaatgactgaaagcgtttttagataaaatgtttttgggttccaaaagcaccttaagtgttttttcaggatttacttgcatttttattaagaataggtttcaaaaacattttcaccaaaaacactttcagttattttaaaagcatatccAAAAGAGTCATTAATCTTTACTATTTAGTTTCCGAACTTCTTAGTAGTCCCAGCCTGTTGAAGAAAATTTGGTACATAATGTGCTATCtaacattctgtctagtttttCTTCTCACCTAAGGATCATTTGCACCATTGTGTTTCTCCTAAAAGCAACGGGttcatttgaaaatatttttaaaataactgaaatcgcttttagataaaatattgGTTCTAAACCAACGATTTGCGATTTGGTGACTGGTATGTTCTCAAATTGTGATTCAGTTGCTGTGAGGTTTAATTTGGTTGTTCTGTTTTTGCCCCTTTGGTTGTTCTATTCTTGAAGTGATATTTTAAggttcacttgcatttttactaaatattagttctaaaaacatttttacaaaatacactttcaattattttaaaagtaattacAAACGAGCTCGACATTGTTTGCAAAAAGTAATTTTCTTATAAGCATATTGAACAGCATATCTATTCATAATACTTTTGGAAAACACTTTCATTCAAatcatgttgaaatttttgttaaaaaccatgtgttttttttcaagtgaagaagtacttcaaatatttttactttttcaaCTGATGTCAAAAGCTCTTTTAACCAATTTAGAAGCAGTCCAAACAGGTCCTTGATCAGATTAAAACATTTCCTTTACCGCCAAAATTTGGTTTCCCGCTTAAGCATCTACCGCATCGTCGTTTTTCTCCTAAAACGACTGCGCATTG is a window from the Pyrus communis chromosome 16, drPyrComm1.1, whole genome shotgun sequence genome containing:
- the LOC137720774 gene encoding uncharacterized protein, whose product is MSAISLTKFIVFSSIASSTFPKYPTPYPSLSPKRPPYPLTHSSRKISVSVFSKPSEAEEDEELPSAPEDEWLKKLPDKKKPLYAHSLPCIEAWLRNLGFYQSKEDRAVWLVEKPEWHAQLSLDITDLYVRYLKTGPGNLEKDMERRFSYALSREDIENAVLGGP